The Streptomyces sp. NBC_01353 genome contains a region encoding:
- the eccD gene encoding type VII secretion integral membrane protein EccD: MSTTAATGFCRVTVVAPDSRIDVALPEDIAVADVYPEILRLTGQTQSAGTPTGYHLVRRDGSVLDGARTLAAQQVLDGEVLSLRPFAQSLPPAVFDDVSDAVASAVTRDRHLWSDDLLRGAGLVGGVLLLVLMGFVLWFADPVRHDMHSLPGVVAGAAGVLLTAFAGVRARVYGDRATAVALGLGALPLLLIAGSGIVGPDAGQGPGQLQFLLGCVTVLVASVTLVALTPSGDAPFVAATFLATVGTLATFLAILSESSATETASVCAPVAVGLVAFLPGLSARFARLPIGYASPRSATDDEFHADPNQTPDEAQPVDGERIALQARRGHEMLLGLVGGCAAVVVGSAAVLGFAGNVWGQLLALAAGLAMLLRARLFRYTAQVACVLVAGIAAIALLILGLSLNPPADLVKDLLIYGDRGGLDIRTIWLTAAVAAGAALVTAIGLIIPRKGLSPFWGRLLDLTEGFVLLSLVPLCLAVLDVFMAARSLTSK, translated from the coding sequence GTGAGTACGACCGCAGCGACCGGCTTCTGCCGTGTCACCGTCGTGGCGCCGGACAGTCGTATCGACGTCGCGCTCCCGGAGGACATCGCCGTCGCCGACGTCTATCCGGAGATCCTGCGGCTCACCGGCCAGACCCAGTCCGCCGGCACTCCGACCGGCTACCACCTCGTCCGGCGCGACGGCTCGGTCCTCGACGGGGCACGCACCCTCGCCGCCCAGCAGGTCCTCGACGGCGAGGTCCTCTCGCTGCGCCCCTTCGCGCAGTCGCTGCCGCCCGCCGTCTTCGACGACGTCTCCGACGCCGTCGCCTCCGCCGTCACCCGTGACCGGCACCTGTGGAGCGACGACCTGCTGCGCGGCGCCGGACTCGTCGGCGGGGTGCTGCTGCTGGTCCTGATGGGCTTCGTGCTCTGGTTCGCGGATCCCGTGCGCCACGACATGCACAGCCTCCCCGGTGTCGTCGCCGGCGCCGCCGGCGTCCTGCTGACCGCCTTCGCCGGTGTGCGTGCCCGGGTCTACGGCGACCGGGCCACCGCCGTCGCCCTCGGCCTCGGCGCCCTCCCGCTGCTGCTCATCGCCGGCTCGGGCATCGTCGGGCCCGACGCAGGCCAGGGCCCCGGGCAGCTGCAGTTCCTGCTCGGCTGCGTGACCGTGCTGGTCGCCTCCGTCACCCTGGTCGCGCTCACCCCCAGCGGCGACGCGCCCTTCGTCGCGGCGACCTTCCTCGCCACCGTCGGCACCCTCGCCACCTTCCTGGCGATCCTCTCCGAGTCCTCGGCCACCGAGACCGCCTCGGTCTGCGCCCCGGTCGCCGTCGGCCTGGTCGCCTTCCTGCCCGGCCTCTCCGCCCGCTTCGCCCGGCTGCCCATCGGCTACGCCTCCCCGCGCAGCGCCACCGACGACGAGTTCCACGCCGACCCGAACCAGACCCCCGACGAGGCCCAGCCCGTCGACGGAGAGCGCATCGCCCTCCAGGCCCGGCGCGGCCACGAGATGCTCCTCGGCCTCGTCGGCGGCTGCGCCGCCGTCGTCGTCGGCTCCGCCGCGGTCCTCGGCTTCGCCGGGAACGTCTGGGGCCAGCTCCTCGCCCTCGCCGCCGGCCTCGCGATGCTGCTGCGTGCCCGGCTCTTCCGCTACACCGCGCAGGTCGCCTGTGTCCTGGTCGCCGGTATCGCCGCGATCGCCCTGCTGATCCTCGGCCTCTCCCTGAACCCGCCGGCCGACCTGGTCAAGGACCTGCTGATCTACGGGGACCGCGGCGGCCTGGACATCCGTACGATCTGGCTCACCGCCGCCGTCGCCGCGGGCGCCGCCCTGGTCACCGCCATCGGCCTGATCATCCCGAGGAAGGGCCTCTCGCCCTTCTGGGGCCGCCTCCTGGACCTGACCGAGGGCTTCGTCCTGCTCTCCCTCGTCCCGCTCTGCCTGGCCGTCCTGGACGTCTTCATGGCGGCACGCTCCCTGACCAGTAAGTAA
- the eccB gene encoding type VII secretion protein EccB: MASRRDELNAYTFAKKRTVAAFLQPSPSGTEEGAPRPLRAIVPGLIVGALVLAGFGAWGMFSPKAPKGWDKPGTKVIVGKQSTTRYVVLSTGKGKDRKTLLHPVLNLASARLLLTPQEFSVIQVDDKLLDAGKPPRGPILGIPYAPDRLPNANEAGAAKRWAVCEQPGGGKGASVQKATFVFAQRDFKRTEGSGQLKDGQMMYVQGQKDKARYLIDHLGTKYLVPGDPAESAGLTTALVGLSKEPQQVTDDWLATLHTGSPIEFPQIPGKVGDPAGIGGGNLSQTEDRVGMVLLGQTGSGPQHYVVLPGKVQPVSEFTAWLLINSPQTDALDMDGKATTVDAASFTPDSATFGAQYRWPTRKSEQVNTVTGAGARDTLCSVLNQVDDKGRTTLTTWAGTQYPAEITAGGTSTYVTPGSGLLYTQIQGNQSKPDGSLFLVTDTGLRYAVQANGDSDAARSDIGAGDQDGKQTDGRPEPSEAQTRLGYEKVTPLLVPITWSEFLSKGPRLDTNSARQPQGS, translated from the coding sequence ATGGCATCACGGCGGGATGAGCTCAACGCGTACACCTTTGCGAAGAAGCGCACGGTGGCCGCATTCCTCCAACCTTCGCCCTCGGGTACGGAGGAGGGGGCGCCGAGGCCGTTGCGCGCGATCGTCCCCGGCCTGATCGTGGGCGCGTTGGTGCTCGCCGGGTTCGGCGCCTGGGGCATGTTCAGCCCCAAGGCTCCCAAGGGTTGGGACAAGCCCGGCACCAAGGTGATCGTCGGCAAGCAGTCGACCACCCGGTACGTCGTGCTCTCCACCGGCAAGGGCAAGGACAGGAAGACCCTGCTCCACCCGGTCCTCAACCTGGCCTCGGCGCGGCTCCTGCTCACGCCGCAGGAGTTCTCGGTCATCCAGGTCGACGACAAGCTGCTCGACGCGGGCAAGCCGCCGCGCGGCCCGATCCTCGGCATCCCGTACGCCCCCGACCGGCTCCCGAACGCGAACGAGGCGGGCGCCGCCAAGCGCTGGGCCGTGTGCGAACAGCCCGGCGGCGGCAAGGGAGCCAGCGTCCAGAAGGCCACGTTCGTCTTCGCCCAGCGGGACTTCAAGCGCACCGAGGGCAGCGGGCAGCTCAAGGACGGGCAGATGATGTACGTCCAGGGGCAGAAGGACAAGGCCCGCTACCTCATCGACCACCTGGGTACGAAGTACCTGGTGCCCGGTGACCCGGCCGAGTCCGCCGGTCTGACCACGGCGCTCGTCGGCCTCAGCAAGGAGCCCCAGCAGGTCACGGACGACTGGCTGGCCACCCTGCACACCGGCAGCCCCATCGAGTTCCCGCAGATCCCCGGCAAGGTCGGCGACCCGGCCGGCATCGGCGGCGGCAACCTCAGCCAGACCGAGGACCGGGTCGGCATGGTGCTGCTGGGCCAGACCGGTTCCGGGCCGCAGCACTACGTGGTCCTGCCCGGAAAGGTCCAGCCGGTCTCGGAGTTCACCGCCTGGCTGCTCATCAACTCGCCGCAGACCGACGCCCTCGACATGGACGGCAAGGCGACCACCGTCGACGCGGCCTCCTTCACCCCGGACTCCGCCACCTTCGGCGCGCAGTACCGCTGGCCGACCCGCAAGTCCGAGCAGGTCAACACGGTCACCGGCGCGGGCGCCCGGGACACCCTGTGCAGCGTGCTCAACCAGGTCGACGACAAGGGCCGTACGACGCTGACCACCTGGGCCGGTACGCAGTACCCCGCCGAGATCACCGCAGGCGGCACCAGCACGTACGTCACCCCGGGCAGCGGCCTGCTCTACACCCAGATCCAGGGCAACCAGAGCAAGCCGGACGGCTCGCTCTTCCTCGTCACCGACACCGGCCTGCGCTACGCGGTGCAGGCCAACGGCGACAGCGACGCCGCCCGCTCCGACATCGGCGCCGGGGACCAGGACGGCAAGCAGACCGACGGCCGCCCGGAACCGAGCGAGGCACAGACGCGTCTCGGCTACGAGAAGGTCACTCCGCTCCTCGTCCCGATCACGTGGTCGGAGTTCCTGTCCAAGGGGCCGAGGCTCGACACCAACAGCGCGCGTCAGCCGCAGGGTTCGTAA
- the rpsO gene encoding 30S ribosomal protein S15: MSLDAATKKQIFAEFGQKEGDTGSPEVQVAMLSRRISDLTEHLKQHKHDHHSRRGLLILVGQRRRLLQYLAKKDIQRFRALVDRLGIRRGAAGGAK, from the coding sequence GTGTCTCTCGACGCCGCTACGAAGAAGCAGATTTTCGCCGAGTTCGGCCAGAAGGAGGGCGACACCGGCTCCCCCGAGGTTCAGGTTGCGATGCTCTCCCGCCGCATCTCGGACCTCACCGAGCACCTCAAGCAGCACAAGCACGACCACCACTCCCGTCGTGGTCTGCTGATCCTGGTCGGCCAGCGTCGCCGCCTGCTGCAGTACCTGGCCAAGAAGGACATCCAGCGCTTCCGTGCCCTGGTCGACCGCCTCGGCATCCGCCGCGGTGCGGCCGGCGGCGCCAAGTAA
- the mycP gene encoding type VII secretion-associated serine protease mycosin codes for MLAATPAVAATPHDVRLDGSGECTFPMKKQIEGIPWSLQRVLLDELWQDTKGKGIRVAVIDTGVDDVNPQLKTAVDAKAGKDYLKPDKDNPGPGDEQRGKTDGTVDEVGHGTKVAGIIAARPRSGTGFVGLAPEATIIPIRQNDEKNSGKSDTMALAIDHAVAKGAHVINISQDTTQALSPDSPMGKAVARALDKEVVVVASAGNDGMDGKLKYTYPAAFPGVLAVASSDRNNERAPFSQSGTMVGVAAPGVDMVSTVPGGGQCVDNGTSFSAPYVSGVAALLRAKHPEWKPAQIVARIEQTAVRSVNGRDNHVGWGVVDPVRALADGPEPQPMAPTEDPGPPKPPAPEAAHLAVTETPQERTERLATYALGIGGVLVAVVAGTAIVIRDGRRRHGAAR; via the coding sequence ATTCTCGCCGCGACACCCGCGGTCGCGGCGACGCCGCACGACGTCCGCCTCGACGGCAGCGGCGAGTGCACCTTCCCGATGAAGAAGCAGATCGAGGGCATCCCCTGGTCGCTCCAGCGGGTCCTGCTCGACGAGCTCTGGCAGGACACCAAGGGCAAGGGCATCCGCGTCGCCGTCATCGACACGGGGGTCGACGACGTCAACCCGCAGCTGAAGACCGCGGTGGACGCCAAGGCGGGCAAGGACTACCTGAAGCCCGACAAGGACAACCCGGGCCCCGGAGACGAGCAGCGCGGCAAGACCGACGGCACGGTGGACGAGGTCGGCCACGGCACCAAGGTCGCCGGCATCATCGCCGCCCGCCCCCGCTCCGGCACCGGCTTCGTCGGGCTCGCCCCCGAGGCGACGATCATCCCGATCCGGCAGAACGACGAGAAGAACAGCGGCAAGTCCGACACGATGGCGCTGGCGATCGACCATGCCGTCGCCAAGGGCGCCCACGTCATCAACATCTCGCAGGACACCACGCAGGCGTTGAGCCCCGACTCCCCGATGGGCAAGGCGGTGGCCCGGGCTCTGGACAAGGAGGTCGTCGTCGTCGCCTCCGCAGGCAACGACGGCATGGACGGCAAACTCAAGTACACCTACCCCGCGGCCTTCCCCGGGGTGCTCGCCGTCGCCTCCTCCGACCGCAACAACGAACGGGCCCCGTTCTCCCAGTCCGGGACCATGGTGGGCGTCGCGGCGCCCGGCGTCGACATGGTCTCCACCGTCCCCGGCGGCGGCCAGTGCGTCGACAACGGCACCAGCTTCTCCGCTCCGTACGTCTCCGGCGTCGCCGCCCTGCTGCGGGCGAAGCACCCGGAGTGGAAGCCCGCCCAGATCGTGGCCCGTATCGAGCAGACCGCCGTACGATCCGTCAACGGACGGGACAACCACGTCGGTTGGGGCGTGGTCGACCCGGTCAGGGCGCTCGCCGACGGGCCCGAACCGCAGCCGATGGCGCCCACCGAGGACCCCGGGCCGCCGAAGCCGCCGGCGCCCGAAGCAGCCCATCTGGCGGTCACGGAGACGCCTCAGGAGCGCACCGAAAGGCTCGCCACGTACGCGCTGGGGATCGGTGGTGTGCTGGTGGCCGTGGTCGCCGGCACGGCCATCGTGATCCGTGACGGGCGGCGGCGCCACGGGGCCGCCCGATGA
- a CDS encoding SseB family protein yields the protein MRRVPPPLTERGVEAAGPWLGRPRATDPVDASLQLAASGHGPDEAVPGALAAATVYLPDEGADIAVYTDADGRFVPVLTHPDHAPANVPRLRPVNAAELARLLPPDLALKLNPGGRVSVRVPVSDVRAAADRLGH from the coding sequence GTGCGCCGGGTCCCGCCGCCCCTGACGGAGCGCGGCGTCGAGGCGGCCGGGCCGTGGCTGGGCCGGCCGCGGGCGACCGACCCGGTGGACGCGTCCCTGCAGCTCGCGGCGAGCGGGCACGGACCCGACGAGGCGGTTCCCGGGGCGCTCGCGGCGGCGACGGTGTACCTGCCGGACGAGGGCGCGGACATCGCCGTCTACACGGACGCCGACGGCCGGTTCGTCCCGGTGCTCACCCACCCCGACCACGCTCCGGCGAACGTGCCGCGACTGCGCCCGGTGAACGCGGCGGAGTTGGCCCGGCTGCTCCCGCCCGATCTGGCGCTCAAGCTCAACCCCGGTGGTCGGGTCTCCGTGCGGGTTCCCGTCTCCGACGTACGGGCCGCGGCGGACCGGCTCGGCCACTAG
- a CDS encoding DUF397 domain-containing protein, with amino-acid sequence MADASEKERQKEELYALDISDVEWQGAPGTSPDEERVEIAHLPEGAVAMRSSLDKGTVLRYTKAEWDAFVLGARDGEFDLR; translated from the coding sequence ATGGCCGACGCCAGTGAGAAGGAACGACAGAAGGAAGAGCTCTACGCGCTCGACATCTCCGACGTCGAGTGGCAGGGCGCTCCCGGGACCTCTCCGGACGAGGAGCGGGTGGAGATCGCCCATCTGCCCGAGGGGGCGGTGGCGATGCGGTCGTCGCTCGACAAGGGCACCGTGCTGCGTTACACGAAGGCCGAGTGGGACGCGTTCGTCCTGGGCGCGCGTGACGGGGAGTTCGATCTCCGGTAG
- a CDS encoding WXG100 family type VII secretion target: protein MSTPNLNVTSAEQTKLAGRIQDFHDEIQARITSLNSVVDRIQAGWQGAAQKEFDRVQGDLNLRLKNMRVELIKLEEFMRMSADGFTQEEEERIRGFRKMDDTSQGQSAILGMA, encoded by the coding sequence ATGTCGACGCCAAACCTGAACGTAACCAGCGCCGAACAGACCAAGCTGGCCGGCCGGATCCAGGACTTCCACGACGAGATCCAGGCCCGCATCACCTCGCTCAACAGCGTGGTGGACCGCATCCAGGCCGGATGGCAGGGCGCGGCGCAGAAGGAGTTCGACCGGGTCCAGGGCGACCTGAACCTGCGTCTGAAGAACATGCGAGTCGAGCTCATCAAGCTCGAGGAGTTCATGCGGATGAGCGCCGACGGCTTCACGCAGGAGGAGGAGGAGCGCATCCGCGGCTTCCGGAAGATGGACGACACCAGCCAGGGCCAGAGCGCCATCCTCGGTATGGCCTGA
- the eccCa gene encoding type VII secretion protein EccCa: MSQIVVKRPPRSLPPEVPSEELVLESPPELPRGQQEGMLMQLLPMLGMGSSVVFFFMPGAHPFMRIMGILMLVSTVAMVIAQLVRFRKGTQGQIADVRRDYLKYLAQTRRTVRRTARKQRDAQLYLHPAPEQLWSVVAEGSRVWERRVGDKDFGQVRIGLGAQQLATPLVAPDTAPVDELEPLCAGAMQQFLAVHGSLDGLPMAVSMRAFYHVTVSGEPEAAQAAARGMVSQLVTLHSPDDLMLAVVAARGAQERWDWTKWLPHTQVAGQVDGAGSKRLFGDDLGELESMIRSRLDGRPRFSRDNQPVMDQPHVVVVLDGGMVPPDSLFAAPEGLQGVTIVEVVSGELDEPRGGLSVVVRPGRLRLESGGGFAYEGVPDGISPPAAEALARQLAPLRMGGGDDDEPLLANLDFTDLLNLGDAASVDVARTWRPRSVAERLRVPIGVGEDGQPVMLDLKEAAQEGMGPHGLCVGATGSGKSELLRTLVLGLAVTHSSETLNFVLADFKGGATFAGMSQMPHVAAVITNLSDDLTLVDRMGDAIRGELQRRQELLRSAGNYANIHDYEKARAAGAPLEPLASLVLVIDEFSELLTAKPDFIDMFIQIGRIGRSLGVHLLLASQRLEEGKLRGLDTYLSYRIGLRTFSAAESRTAIGVPDAYHLPSVPGSGYLKFGTDEMTRFKAAYVSGTYRTGGPRLSAGQMPIERRPAVFTASPVPVVYAAPDPAYLTAQREEEDEALADTVLDVIVRRLEGQGVPAHQVWLPPLDQAPSLDQLLPGLAPTADRGLTATEYTRPGGLTVPLGLIDKPFEQRREVLYRDFSGAAGHMMVVGGPQSGKSTLMRTLISSFAVTHTPAEVQFYALDFGGGGMVSLADLPHVGGVASRLDPERVRRTVAEVLGVLNRREEFFRSHSIDSIATYRRKRAAGELPGEAWGDVFLVVDGWGGFRNEYDGLEPVVSDIAARGLGYGIHVVITAARYMEVRAALKDQMLGRLELRLGDVMDSEFDRKVAANVPPGVPGRGQVPEKLHFMGALPRIDGSSSSVDLSEGTTAFVQAVKSSWAGAPAPAVRLLPRRLPAEQLPKGFEYPQHGIAIGIDETNLEPVFVDFETDPFFLIFGESETGKTGLLRLIAKQLCERYTPEQARIVVGDYRRTMLEAVAPSHLLEYAPMASAMQMHMDAINTVMTKRAPKPDITPQQLRDRSWWTGPQLYVLVDDFELVATNSGNPLQVLVENLPFARDVGIRFIVARSAAGASRAMYEPFMQRAKELGAQGVILSGDPSEGDILGNVRARPMPPGRGTFVSRKRGTPLVQLGWLPEQH; the protein is encoded by the coding sequence GTGAGCCAGATCGTCGTCAAGCGCCCGCCGAGGTCGCTTCCTCCGGAAGTACCCAGTGAGGAACTGGTCCTGGAGTCCCCGCCCGAACTGCCGCGCGGGCAGCAGGAGGGCATGCTGATGCAGCTCCTGCCGATGCTCGGCATGGGCTCCTCCGTGGTGTTCTTCTTCATGCCTGGAGCGCATCCGTTCATGCGCATCATGGGCATCCTGATGCTTGTCTCGACCGTCGCGATGGTCATCGCGCAGCTCGTGCGGTTCCGGAAGGGTACGCAGGGGCAAATTGCCGATGTCCGGCGCGACTACCTCAAATACCTCGCGCAGACCCGGCGTACGGTCCGGCGCACCGCGCGCAAGCAGCGCGACGCGCAGCTGTATCTGCACCCCGCCCCCGAGCAGTTGTGGTCGGTGGTGGCCGAGGGCTCGCGGGTGTGGGAACGCCGCGTGGGCGACAAGGACTTCGGGCAGGTACGGATCGGGCTCGGCGCCCAGCAGTTGGCGACGCCCCTGGTCGCGCCGGACACGGCGCCGGTGGACGAGCTGGAGCCGCTGTGCGCGGGTGCGATGCAGCAGTTCCTGGCCGTGCACGGTTCGCTGGACGGGCTGCCGATGGCGGTCTCGATGCGCGCCTTCTACCACGTGACGGTCTCCGGGGAGCCGGAGGCGGCGCAGGCCGCGGCGCGCGGCATGGTCTCCCAGCTGGTGACGCTGCACTCCCCCGACGATCTGATGCTGGCCGTGGTCGCGGCCCGGGGCGCGCAGGAGCGCTGGGACTGGACGAAGTGGCTGCCGCACACGCAGGTGGCGGGGCAGGTCGACGGCGCGGGCAGCAAGCGGCTGTTCGGCGACGACCTCGGTGAGCTGGAGTCGATGATCCGCTCGCGGCTCGACGGCCGGCCGCGGTTCAGCCGCGACAACCAGCCGGTCATGGACCAGCCGCATGTCGTGGTGGTCCTCGACGGCGGGATGGTGCCGCCGGACTCGCTGTTCGCGGCGCCCGAGGGTCTGCAGGGCGTGACCATCGTCGAGGTGGTGTCCGGTGAACTCGACGAGCCGCGCGGTGGGCTTTCGGTGGTCGTACGGCCCGGGCGTCTTCGTCTGGAGTCGGGCGGCGGTTTCGCCTACGAGGGTGTGCCGGACGGGATCTCGCCGCCGGCCGCCGAGGCGCTGGCGCGGCAGCTCGCGCCGCTGCGGATGGGCGGCGGGGACGACGACGAACCGCTGCTCGCCAACCTGGACTTCACGGATCTGCTGAACCTGGGCGACGCGGCCTCGGTGGACGTGGCGCGGACCTGGCGGCCCCGGTCGGTGGCGGAGCGGCTGCGTGTGCCGATCGGTGTCGGCGAGGACGGCCAGCCGGTCATGCTGGACCTCAAGGAGGCCGCGCAGGAGGGCATGGGCCCGCACGGTCTGTGCGTGGGTGCGACCGGTTCCGGAAAGTCGGAGCTGCTGCGCACGCTCGTCCTCGGTCTCGCGGTGACGCACTCCTCGGAGACGCTGAACTTCGTGCTCGCGGACTTCAAGGGTGGTGCGACCTTCGCGGGCATGTCCCAGATGCCGCACGTCGCGGCCGTGATCACCAACCTCTCCGACGACCTCACGCTCGTGGACCGCATGGGCGACGCGATCCGCGGTGAGCTGCAGCGCCGTCAGGAGCTGCTGCGTTCGGCGGGCAACTACGCCAACATCCATGACTACGAGAAGGCGCGGGCGGCCGGTGCTCCGCTGGAGCCGCTGGCCTCGCTGGTCCTGGTCATCGACGAGTTCTCCGAGCTGCTGACGGCAAAGCCGGACTTCATCGACATGTTCATCCAGATCGGCCGTATCGGCCGCTCCCTGGGTGTGCATCTGCTGCTGGCCTCGCAGCGCCTTGAGGAGGGCAAGCTCCGCGGCCTGGACACGTATCTGTCGTACCGGATCGGTCTGCGGACGTTCTCGGCGGCCGAGTCGCGCACGGCGATCGGTGTGCCGGACGCGTACCACCTGCCGTCGGTGCCGGGTTCGGGCTATCTGAAGTTCGGTACGGACGAGATGACCCGGTTCAAGGCGGCGTACGTCTCCGGTACGTACCGCACGGGCGGGCCGCGGCTGTCGGCAGGGCAGATGCCGATCGAGCGGCGGCCGGCGGTCTTCACGGCCTCGCCGGTGCCGGTCGTGTACGCGGCGCCCGACCCGGCGTATCTCACGGCGCAGCGCGAGGAGGAGGACGAGGCGCTCGCGGACACCGTTCTCGACGTGATCGTGCGCCGGCTGGAGGGGCAGGGCGTGCCCGCCCACCAGGTGTGGCTGCCGCCGCTGGACCAGGCGCCGTCGCTCGACCAGCTCCTTCCGGGGCTGGCGCCGACCGCGGACCGGGGTCTGACGGCGACCGAGTACACCCGTCCCGGCGGTCTGACGGTGCCGCTCGGCCTCATCGACAAGCCCTTCGAGCAGCGGCGCGAGGTGCTGTACCGGGACTTCTCCGGTGCGGCGGGCCACATGATGGTGGTCGGCGGTCCACAGTCCGGCAAGTCGACGCTGATGCGGACGCTGATCTCGTCGTTCGCGGTCACCCACACCCCTGCCGAAGTGCAGTTCTACGCGCTGGACTTCGGTGGTGGCGGCATGGTGTCGCTGGCCGATCTGCCGCATGTCGGCGGGGTCGCGTCCCGGCTGGACCCCGAGCGGGTGCGCCGTACGGTCGCGGAGGTGCTCGGCGTACTGAACCGGCGCGAGGAGTTCTTCCGCTCGCACTCGATCGACTCGATCGCCACCTACCGGCGCAAGCGCGCCGCGGGTGAACTGCCCGGCGAGGCCTGGGGCGACGTCTTTCTGGTCGTCGACGGCTGGGGCGGTTTCCGCAACGAGTACGACGGGCTCGAGCCGGTCGTGTCGGACATCGCGGCGCGCGGTCTGGGCTACGGCATCCACGTGGTCATCACCGCGGCGCGGTACATGGAGGTGCGGGCCGCGCTGAAGGACCAGATGCTGGGGCGTCTGGAGCTGCGGCTCGGCGATGTCATGGACTCCGAGTTCGACCGCAAGGTCGCGGCGAACGTCCCGCCGGGCGTGCCCGGCCGTGGCCAGGTGCCGGAGAAGCTGCACTTCATGGGCGCGCTGCCGCGGATCGACGGGTCGAGCTCGTCGGTGGACCTGTCGGAGGGCACGACCGCGTTCGTGCAGGCAGTGAAGAGCAGCTGGGCGGGCGCGCCCGCTCCGGCGGTGCGGCTGCTGCCGCGCCGGCTGCCGGCGGAGCAGTTGCCGAAGGGCTTCGAGTACCCGCAGCACGGCATCGCGATCGGTATCGACGAGACGAACCTGGAGCCGGTGTTCGTCGACTTCGAGACGGACCCGTTCTTCCTGATCTTCGGCGAGAGCGAGACCGGCAAGACGGGCCTGCTGCGGCTGATCGCCAAGCAGCTCTGCGAGCGGTACACCCCGGAGCAGGCGCGGATCGTGGTCGGCGACTACCGGCGCACGATGCTGGAGGCGGTCGCGCCCTCGCACCTGCTCGAGTACGCGCCGATGGCGTCCGCCATGCAGATGCACATGGACGCCATCAACACGGTGATGACGAAGCGGGCGCCGAAGCCCGACATCACCCCGCAGCAGCTGCGGGACCGCAGCTGGTGGACGGGCCCTCAGCTGTACGTCCTGGTGGACGACTTCGAGCTGGTGGCAACGAACTCGGGCAACCCGCTCCAGGTGTTGGTGGAGAACCTGCCGTTCGCGCGGGACGTCGGCATCCGCTTCATCGTCGCGCGCAGCGCGGCGGGCGCGTCGAGGGCGATGTACGAGCCCTTCATGCAGCGTGCCAAGGAACTGGGCGCCCAGGGCGTCATCCTCTCCGGCGACCCGAGCGAGGGCGACATCCTCGGCAACGTCCGCGCCCGCCCGATGCCCCCGGGCCGCGGCACCTTCGTCTCCCGCAAGCGCGGGACGCCGCTGGTGCAGTTGGGGTGGCTGCCGGAACAGCACTAG
- a CDS encoding WXG100 family type VII secretion target: protein MTTAVNYDTVTQAAGDVRLTASQLSQKLSDLMRDVNRVASNWEGEAKEAYQESQTRITKDQAAINQDLQRIAQLLDESVVGYRDTDKGNAARFRMMM, encoded by the coding sequence ATGACCACTGCCGTCAATTACGACACGGTGACGCAGGCAGCCGGCGACGTACGTCTCACCGCCTCCCAGCTCTCCCAGAAGCTCAGCGACCTCATGCGGGACGTCAACCGCGTCGCCTCCAACTGGGAGGGTGAGGCCAAGGAGGCGTACCAGGAGAGCCAGACCCGCATCACCAAGGACCAGGCCGCCATCAACCAGGACCTGCAGCGCATCGCGCAGCTGCTCGACGAGTCCGTCGTCGGCTACCGCGACACCGACAAGGGCAACGCGGCCCGGTTCCGCATGATGATGTGA